In Brassica napus cultivar Da-Ae chromosome C2, Da-Ae, whole genome shotgun sequence, the sequence AACATACTAGAAAGAAACGGCCATAGTCAGAGAGAAAATTATCATGGCCCTCCTCAAAGAAAGGCACCCCAGATGGAAAGCTATTATAGCAGCCCGCACTTGGAGGATCTCTGCTTCCCCATTGAGGTTTGCCTTCTTGAGACGCCACTGTCATCAAGTCTTCCATCCTAACCCAAGCAATATAGCTCACAATCTGTAAATGTGATTGGCAGGAAAGTATACACTTTGAATTAAATAAGTACTCACATGTACTTGTCATGGCATTGGAATTCACCGATACCAGGGAATTTCCATCTCCCATCTCCAGAAGGATGTGCAGGATATCTGAAAGAAATACAGCGTAAGATAAATCTATTGTAGCTACTGCAGCTTTATGATTCGTAATCTACAGAAAAACGGAAATACCTAAGCTCCCCGGAAGGACCAAGACCGACACCTATTTCTTCAATCACGTTTCCAAAGTATGGTTCAAATTTTGTAGAGAAACTGAGCATGAAATCCTCGTAGCACTGGACAGCGGTTCGACCACCAAACAATGGAAGTTGATCGACTCCAAGAGTCAGATAGTCATTATTGGAGAATCCGTTTTTATCTCGATAGTAAATATCCTTGTTGACGTCTccaatctgaaaaaataaatgcATACGAAAAAGCAGCCGAGTGAAAAAAAAAGCTATTCGAATCTCCATCTTTAACCAAAGTCTTTGCTATGTCTACAACTTACAAACCTCACGGATCCAGAGTGGAAGACTGATGCCTCCTTTTCCACCAAACAAGTGCATATTCgaatgaaaacaaagagaaacgTGTAACTTCAACCCCGCCTCAGAGATCAGCCTGAAGAGCTCTTCGTACAAAGACCATTTAAACTCAAGAGGACAGAAACGCTCCACAATCCCCCACCAAACCTCAACAGCGACTCCATGAACGCCAGCTAACTTGAGTGCCTTGAGAGAAACAGTCAAAGCCTTGAGCCTGAAACAATAACAGAACGTTACACTTGCTTGTTATAGTATACATACCATGTAAGGTAATGATACATTGGAACATTTGGGGGAAGATTTAACCTTTTAATGATTGGGCAGCCCGAAGCATCGATTCCAAATGTATCAATGGGCATCATCACGTAAACAGGGACTTTCTTGTGCCTTGATGACACCAACACAAACGATCTTGATTTCTCCCGAGCATCCATGCTGTGTATAATGTTCAATCAACAAAAGACCTAAAGATTCAATTTCTCCCCTAAATTGATTCCACGAAAGAAACGAAATGTTCGTCTTATCGAGAAAGTGACGATACCTGAAGATTCGGCTGTTCCCGGAGACGGAGCTCCGTTTTGTGATCAAGCAACCGCGTTTGAAAGAAGGAACATAAGAAACGTTCCGGAAGAAGTTGCGATTCCTCGTCGCTCTCTGCTCGAGGAAGCAAGAGAATCCTCCGGGATGGAAGAAGGTACCGCCGGAAACTCCGCGGCAGCCGCAGCGGATTCCTCCAATCTCCGCCATTTTCGTGTGTCTCTTCTCCTTCGTCGgaagatatttttttctgatGGTTGAAATGCGGAGGAAAAGAGACGGAGATGGAGTACCTGCAACgcaatttttatttcttttttttaaatcaagaaagattatttaactttatattttagccctcttctttttcttttgctgcTTTTATATTCTAGTTTTTGCCCATATGTTTTAATGTTTCAAAAATTGACCCCTTTAGTATTTTACTTTCACTTTATACTCCACTATTGTTGATTGAAaatagggctttttgcaaaagtgactcaaaacttggagtcaaacagaaaactaaccttttcttttgactccttttttttttgagattttaaccccacacctgcattttatctacgaaaatgccattaacattttttttttttcgaaaatggcttctttactgtctcaacctcatcttcttcaagtatttacaatattgccactgcaatgaatagtggcaacaaccttgtacgaactgtttggagcttttaatgccctttaatgcacgtaaatctctttacactctctctgtttcaattgttatgaactaaaaacaacatttctttcactttctctctatattcatccaaaaaactcaagcttttgattcaaaatatgggctatggttgacagagccatatttctttcgttttgacttacggttgctttcgtttgaggttctgggtggttggagaagaccctgtgtgcaaacgaagtcatctcacctagtttaaggtacgaatttgaattttttttcaagatctgttcgcgtagaagacttactagtaagtcatctgtatgtagaagacttactgatgagtcttctggtcaaacggacgacttaaattaagtcgtccagctttgtttgttaaaaaaaaacactccagacgacttatatataagtcgtctacgagaaacgggctagttttgcatttgaccgaatcgtgtcagatctttgactatttctggacgacttataattcagtcgtctctgggaaagttaaaatttcaatattttatgaaaacttgacgacttacgtgtaagtcgtcctaggttagttttgtaattgaaaaataaaacttcataatttaactttaaccagacgacttaatataaagtcgtccctccagaagacttaatttaaagtcgtccggggaaagcaaagtcgtccagaatttttcccaattttctggtcaaaccttgcttatcccggacgaccttaaattaagtcgtttagctggacgactttcatctaagtcgtctggagaaagttaaatttcaagttttatttttcaattacaaaactaacctaggacgacttacacgtaagtcgtcaagttttcataaaatattgaaattttaactttcccagagacgactgaattataagtcgtccagaaatagtcaaagatctgacacgattcggtcaaatgcaaaactagcccgtttctcgtagacgacttatatataagtcgtctgaagttttttttttaacaaacaaagccggacgacttagaattaagtcgtcccttttaattttcaattgcaaaagtgacctctttagacgacttactttagacgacttacctttaagtcttctggacgacttaatgctaagtcgtctgcggcaatgtttattgaacttcttcattttctctatgtttactaatgtgttttattttgaatatttgcagatgatttttcagttacatgcagtgtatggagaatggttgttgagagatttccgttgggattttgtggttgatgatctcaaaggagcaagattgtttttattgaatgaagattcaacacatgctgaacttgttgcaatggctcaagaagattataacctggacatgagaacagtgagtgtggagattagctactcattaccagcagaaatgatgatggctccaggcagtcttcccattcatgttacaagtgatagacaagttcgaaacttgctggagatactcaaaacccatagagtatgtctttgtgtatcaagccgcagcaaggtcgaaacggtttcagagaaaagggatattgatgaagctggtgaatgggaaaaagatgttggtgataatgatgaagctggtgaatgggaagaagatgttggtgatgatgatgaagctggtgaatgggaagaagatgttggtgatgatgatgaagctgatgaatgttttgaagatgttggtgataatgagtttgttgaagatgaaaatcaagatggggaggaggaaaagggaggaggatgctgataattctattgttggtgaaacggatcagaatggtggggattacagtctttatggaaaggttccagatgaggacgaggaagatgatgataatatttgttttgaagaaatccaaaagacatatgctaagacaaatgctattgaaggaggaaaatcgaatggtaccagtatctatgtcaaccagagttttgttagcaagggtgcactgctttcagagctgcggttggcagcagtgaggggtaagttttctttcagattatacaaatcaacgaaaactctcgttgtggcaacatgtcgggttagctattgtggatggaaggtcagagcgagtgtcaaacatgggacaaacacgttttgggtaacaaagtatgtggaaaaacatttatgctcagcgggagaccgaatcgctcagcggagacactgtactccgaagtatgtaggtagtcttttcattgatcgtgttggaatcattgatgggataactccgcagcatatcactgatgcaatgaggaacatgtttggcatggcgcttgattacaccacttcatacagagcactgttatatgcacaaagattggtgagaggatcagcagaagaagggtattcgcgtctggcatcatatctcgagcaaatctccattgcaaatcctgattctatcacggcgatagaacttgattctatgaaaagatttaagtatctatttctctcttttggagcttctatcaaaggttttaagtatcagagaagggtcattgtggtggatggaactcacctaagtggaaagtatggaggaactatgttagttgcagccgcacaagatggcaattttcagatattcccattggcttttgggatcgtggatgaggaagatataccttcttgggaatggtttttcacaaaattggctagttgtatatctcatgacaagcctctggtgatagtctccgaccggcacaaggccattaaaagtgcgtgtgataaggtgtttccttgggcaacccgaggaatatgttattatcaccttcaagataacattgtcaaaaagtttaaagggaaacatctcatgtacttggtgaaaggggctgcttatgctcacacggtttacgattttgaccggtacatggctgagatacggagtgcaaacccggaacttgcaacgtatttggagaaagccgacgtcaggctatggtcaagggtttattgtaaggggaacaggttcaacataaaaacaagcaacattgctgaatctattaattccgcactgaagcgagcaagaggatttccgattacgttcctgctggagttcataaggcagaagttaggaaaatggtattggaaaaggagacaagatgctttgagtctcacaactgaacatagcgggggtgttgaatacttgcttgctgttcgagaagagatagcggatacgatgacggtcgaaccaattgatggatggcatttctttgtcaaaggtggcaaaatggactgtgtggttgatttggaacatgcaaagtgtgattgtggtgtctatggagtggagaaaataccttgctctcatgctatagctgctggaacacatgctggtttgcatatctccacacttgtatgtccactgtactcaaagaattatctgtatgcaggatactcagagaatatatatcctatcgtgtcacaacatattgaggaacgagaatgctttcctccagaactaaagcgtggtcgggggagaccgaagaaatcaagatggcaatcttggttggagctatctaggatgagaggacacaaacccaggaagaaacacagggcacggagatgctcaaactgcaaggaaactggccatacgaaaccacaatgtacacaaccagttgactagttgtccagacgacctaaatttaagtcgtccagtcttgattacccgtccagacgactaaatatttagtcgtccagtgtattttatttttagacgaccttctactaagtcgtccagtgtattttatttttagacgaccttctactatcccttcaagtgtattttatttttagactaccttctactaagtcgtccagtgtattttatttttagaagtccagtgtaagtcgtccagtgtattttatttttagaagtccagtgtaagtcgtccagttggaaaaccttccagacgacttataataagtcgtccaaaccttccagacgacttataataagtcgttaaaaaatcatgttcaaatacaaagacaagttcaaatacaaacacaaatctaatcatatatgcccacgaacttatcaccatccacattttctttcaaatgctgatcaacaagctccttccatatatccaccgccatattatccctcattttcttcgcgttgcacctagcaaagtctttagggtcaaaggagaccccaagagcatgacattcaatgtactttacagcgtacacgccacaatcaccattgttggccgtgggtacacctttcagcggtctctcatatgtgtatggctccaacccgtatttgacccgtatttcgtcggtggctgcgcactcaacaagcagataagggaccatctggagaaaaggctccattatcgcatcccatgcgtctggtacactagatgaaggtatgctgtcccagacgactatgtgcctcttagggatcgatatccaaatagcaacccaatgcttgtcgttcaagttcactggcgcatagatatcatcaatgtcctccccccacttcttgtttgattggcaaaatgaaggtattgatccgtcataaaaattcgacgccccaccaggtagaactcttcctaaacctttgtgatcaggttccgatgttttgaagagctgatactgctctctccaagactgggaaaagttgtgatccaggaagcacattcgctcgctcctgaaagcttgtgggttctcctgatacctctgccttagcacattaatccaagcatctatatgctgcatattaaatataacaagttagaagttaccagacgacttaaatataagtcgtctacgtggtcgatttatctttaagtcgtctggaaagtagtctacttggacgactttgtagacgacttaaatcgtgtgcagaagacttacgcagtcttccagccattctctggctgtccggaggaagtggtaccaccttgttggtgatgtacgtggtttgtcctcggtcttagttgaataatgactgcaaacaaaaaagcaatcagttttggacgactaaatcaagctattatgggtaaagcaatcacttacggatcagttttcaaccaatcagcgagttccttcaacttatctttgtttactggcggaaatggattataggctgccactttatctttttttttctctgccgtataaggagatctcacagtgggagcaggtttcttcgctcgtttactctttgcacgcttgtccaatacaactaggctcggttctgaaactggatcgcttggctcggtggaagcgaggctcggttgttg encodes:
- the LOC106380881 gene encoding inactive beta-amylase 4, chloroplastic → MAEIGGIRCGCRGVSGGTFFHPGGFSCFLEQRATRNRNFFRNVSYVPSFKRGCLITKRSSVSGNSRIFSMDAREKSRSFVLVSSRHKKVPVYVMMPIDTFGIDASGCPIIKRLKALTVSLKALKLAGVHGVAVEVWWGIVERFCPLEFKWSLYEELFRLISEAGLKLHVSLCFHSNMHLFGGKGGISLPLWIREIGDVNKDIYYRDKNGFSNNDYLTLGVDQLPLFGGRTAVQCYEDFMLSFSTKFEPYFGNVIEEIGVGLGPSGELRYPAHPSGDGRWKFPGIGEFQCHDKYMMEDLMTVASQEGKPQWGSRDPPSAGCYNSFPSGVPFFEEGHDNFLSDYGRFFLEWYSGKLICHADAILAKAADVLRMRQEEEKRSVMLVAKIGGIYWWYKTSSHPAELTAGYYNTALRDGYDPVASVLSRHGAALHIPCLDMADCETPEKYLCSPEGLLRQIHDVSKKRTIQVTGGNTSERFDQMGLRQIRENCVQPNGETVRSFTFFRLNEKIFRVENWNNFVPFIRQMSADV